One genomic region from Arthrobacter pigmenti encodes:
- a CDS encoding four-helix bundle copper-binding protein translates to MTHHVTSMLDTYPKDLGGMDKQKLAECIEVCFECAQTCTACADACLSEDMVAELTKCIRTNLDCADICGTTGKILSRHTGYDANLTRAVLEACRVACKACGDECEEHAGMHDHCRICAEACRRCEKACAELLSSLG, encoded by the coding sequence ATGACACACCACGTGACGTCCATGCTTGACACCTACCCCAAGGACCTCGGAGGAATGGACAAGCAAAAGCTCGCCGAGTGCATCGAGGTGTGCTTCGAGTGCGCCCAGACCTGCACCGCCTGCGCGGACGCGTGCCTGAGCGAAGACATGGTCGCGGAACTGACCAAGTGCATCCGGACCAACCTGGACTGCGCTGATATCTGCGGAACCACCGGCAAGATCCTGTCCCGTCATACCGGGTACGACGCAAACCTCACCCGCGCGGTGCTGGAGGCCTGCCGCGTCGCGTGTAAGGCCTGCGGCGACGAGTGTGAAGAGCACGCCGGGATGCACGACCACTGCCGGATCTGTGCAGAGGCGTGCCGCCGTTGTGAGAAGGCCTGCGCGGAACTGCTGTCCTCACTCGGCTAG
- a CDS encoding DUF305 domain-containing protein, with product MSNTENKQSHEQGQDEQKSHQMRNMYLRFGAMILTAMVVMYFVMFIGSYEWSHVRWSESRMFMALTMGGTMGLIMLAWMLNMYKNTKANVALVVASLLLLGGGAFLDRSQTTVQDQAFMSAMIPHHSLAITRSERSELADVRVCQLAVEISEAQRREIFEMDWLIEDIEQNGIAATAQEAEDRPVPEYEEAAERECAGG from the coding sequence GTGTCGAACACGGAAAACAAGCAGTCCCATGAGCAAGGCCAGGATGAGCAGAAGTCCCACCAGATGCGGAACATGTACCTGCGATTCGGGGCGATGATCCTGACCGCCATGGTGGTGATGTACTTCGTCATGTTCATCGGCTCCTATGAGTGGAGCCATGTGCGCTGGAGCGAGAGCCGCATGTTCATGGCGCTCACGATGGGTGGCACGATGGGGCTGATCATGCTGGCTTGGATGCTGAACATGTACAAGAACACGAAGGCGAATGTGGCCCTGGTAGTAGCCAGTCTTCTGCTGCTCGGCGGCGGGGCTTTCCTTGACCGCAGCCAGACCACCGTGCAGGACCAGGCTTTCATGAGCGCGATGATCCCGCACCATTCGCTAGCCATCACCCGGTCTGAGCGTTCCGAGCTGGCCGACGTGCGGGTCTGTCAGCTCGCGGTTGAAATCAGTGAGGCCCAGCGTCGGGAGATCTTCGAGATGGACTGGTTGATCGAGGACATCGAGCAGAACGGTATCGCCGCAACCGCCCAGGAAGCGGAAGACCGTCCGGTCCCCGAATATGAGGAGGCTGCAGAGCGCGAGTGCGCCGGAGGGTAA
- a CDS encoding heavy-metal-associated domain-containing protein, translating to MTGLTCGSCASRVTSAVGALDEVKDVQIDFVSGGASTVTVLSSQPVPSAGVRSAVEQGRLSTH from the coding sequence GTGACCGGGCTGACGTGCGGGTCTTGCGCCTCCCGGGTTACCTCAGCCGTCGGCGCTCTTGATGAGGTCAAGGACGTCCAGATTGATTTCGTGTCGGGTGGGGCCTCAACGGTCACCGTCCTCAGCAGCCAGCCGGTTCCTTCCGCAGGGGTACGTTCCGCTGTGGAGCAGGGCAGGCTATCAACTCACTAA
- a CDS encoding copper-translocating P-type ATPase, whose product MKHQTHTGPVTGDHDTHGQAMPTQEPASALDTDQHGGHGTHAGHADADHEVHTHGQHAGHSTAMFKNRFWISLVLTVPVVLFSHMFAMIVGYTPPEFPGSMWVSPVLGTVIFIYGGAPFLKGGLTELKSRQPGMMLLIAMAISVAFIASWITTLGVGNFNLDFWWELALLVVIMLLGHWMEMRALGSAAGALDALAALLPDEADKVTESGIETVPISSLATGDVVLVRSGARVPVDGNIVDGTAEFDESMITGESRTVSRTIGETVVAGTVATDNAVRVKVAAVGSDTTLAGIQRLVAEAQASSSKAQALADRAAALLFYFALGAGILTFIAWLLLGSPDGAVIRTVTVLVIACPHALGLAIPLVIAISTERAAKSGVLIKNRMALERMRTIDVVLFDKTGTLTEGRHAVTATITTGGVSDAEMLALAAAVESDSEHPVARAIVHAATNHQEASAYGYRGTGFSSMTGRGVRATVNGSKIAVGGPNLLKELNLETPAEMTGTIQEWVGRGASVLHVVRDGAIIGAVRLEDRVRDESRSAVKALQERGVKVAMITGDARQVADAVGAELGIDEVFADVLPQDKDSKVAELQSRGLKVAMVGDGVNDAPALARSEVGIAIGAGTDVAMESAGVVLAGNDPRSVLAMIDLSRASYRKMIQNLVWATGYNVLAVPLAAGVLAFAGFVLSPAAGAVLMSVSTIVVALNAQLLRRIDLSPERITA is encoded by the coding sequence ATGAAACACCAGACGCACACCGGGCCCGTGACCGGTGATCACGACACCCACGGCCAGGCCATGCCCACGCAGGAACCGGCCTCCGCGTTGGACACCGACCAGCATGGGGGCCATGGCACCCACGCCGGGCACGCGGATGCTGACCATGAAGTGCATACGCACGGTCAGCATGCCGGGCATTCCACCGCGATGTTTAAGAACAGGTTTTGGATCAGCCTGGTCCTGACTGTCCCGGTGGTCCTGTTCAGCCACATGTTCGCCATGATCGTCGGCTATACACCGCCGGAGTTCCCCGGCTCCATGTGGGTCTCCCCGGTCCTGGGCACGGTCATCTTCATCTATGGCGGCGCCCCGTTCCTCAAGGGCGGCCTCACGGAGCTGAAGTCCCGGCAACCCGGGATGATGCTGCTGATCGCGATGGCTATCAGTGTCGCGTTCATCGCTTCCTGGATTACGACCTTGGGAGTCGGGAATTTCAACCTCGATTTTTGGTGGGAACTGGCCCTGCTGGTTGTCATCATGTTGCTGGGCCACTGGATGGAAATGCGGGCACTCGGATCCGCGGCCGGTGCCCTTGACGCGCTGGCAGCACTCCTGCCCGACGAGGCCGACAAGGTCACCGAGTCGGGCATCGAAACAGTCCCCATCAGCTCACTGGCTACGGGCGATGTTGTCCTCGTCCGCTCGGGTGCCCGGGTCCCGGTCGACGGGAACATCGTCGACGGCACTGCGGAGTTCGACGAATCCATGATCACCGGTGAATCACGTACCGTCTCGCGCACCATCGGAGAAACTGTGGTCGCCGGAACGGTCGCGACCGATAACGCGGTACGGGTGAAAGTCGCGGCTGTGGGCTCCGACACCACCCTGGCGGGTATTCAACGGCTGGTCGCAGAGGCGCAGGCCTCCTCATCGAAGGCGCAGGCCCTTGCGGACCGTGCGGCGGCCCTGTTGTTCTACTTCGCCCTGGGCGCGGGCATTCTCACCTTCATCGCCTGGCTGCTGCTGGGCAGCCCGGATGGCGCGGTGATCCGGACCGTCACGGTGCTGGTCATTGCCTGCCCGCATGCCCTCGGCCTGGCGATCCCGCTGGTGATTGCCATTTCCACCGAACGCGCAGCAAAGAGCGGGGTGTTGATCAAGAACCGTATGGCGCTTGAGCGGATGCGGACCATCGATGTGGTCCTGTTCGACAAGACCGGTACCCTCACCGAAGGCCGCCACGCCGTCACCGCGACCATCACAACCGGCGGTGTCAGCGATGCGGAGATGCTGGCCCTGGCTGCAGCGGTCGAATCCGATAGTGAGCACCCGGTCGCTCGGGCTATCGTCCACGCTGCCACCAACCATCAGGAAGCCAGTGCGTACGGGTACCGCGGTACCGGGTTTTCCTCCATGACCGGTCGCGGGGTCCGGGCAACCGTGAACGGCTCCAAGATCGCCGTCGGCGGCCCGAACCTGCTCAAAGAACTAAACCTGGAAACCCCGGCAGAAATGACCGGCACCATCCAGGAATGGGTGGGCCGCGGCGCCTCGGTGCTGCACGTGGTCCGCGACGGTGCGATCATCGGTGCCGTCCGTTTGGAGGACCGGGTTCGGGATGAGTCCCGGTCAGCGGTGAAAGCCCTGCAGGAGCGCGGGGTGAAAGTCGCAATGATCACCGGTGACGCACGCCAGGTCGCCGACGCCGTCGGCGCTGAGCTGGGTATCGACGAGGTCTTCGCCGATGTACTGCCGCAGGACAAGGACTCCAAGGTCGCCGAACTGCAATCCCGCGGGCTGAAGGTGGCGATGGTCGGCGACGGCGTGAACGACGCCCCCGCACTGGCCCGCTCCGAAGTCGGCATCGCTATCGGAGCCGGGACCGACGTCGCGATGGAATCCGCCGGCGTCGTGCTGGCAGGAAACGATCCGCGCTCGGTGCTGGCGATGATCGACCTGTCACGGGCCAGCTACCGCAAGATGATCCAGAACCTCGTCTGGGCCACCGGCTACAACGTCCTCGCCGTCCCGTTGGCAGCAGGCGTACTCGCGTTCGCCGGCTTCGTGCTCTCACCCGCAGCAGGAGCGGTGCTGATGAGCGTGTCCACCATCGTGGTCGCCCTCAACGCGCAGCTACTGCGCCGGATCGACCTCAGCCCGGAACGGATCACCGCCTAG
- a CDS encoding DUF305 domain-containing protein: MKRYLSRPALSIAAVITLAACGADAETAAPVGDPTASTPAATTTTAEPSTDVSEEHNDADVMFAQMMIPHHQQAVEMSEIILAKENINPEVTELATQIKDAQGPEIETMTGWLEAWGEPVGGMESHDMGSMGGGMDGMMSEDQMAGLEAAEGEEAARMFLEFMTEHHNGAVDMAQEEIDDGENPEAIALAETIVETQQAEIQEMEELLAEL; this comes from the coding sequence ATGAAGCGTTACCTTTCCCGGCCAGCACTGAGCATCGCTGCGGTTATCACCCTTGCCGCATGCGGAGCTGACGCTGAAACCGCTGCACCAGTAGGGGACCCCACGGCCTCCACCCCGGCAGCGACGACAACCACCGCCGAACCCAGCACGGACGTTTCCGAGGAGCACAACGATGCTGATGTGATGTTCGCGCAGATGATGATCCCGCATCACCAGCAGGCGGTGGAAATGAGCGAAATCATCCTCGCCAAGGAAAACATCAACCCCGAAGTGACCGAACTGGCCACCCAAATCAAGGACGCCCAAGGCCCCGAGATTGAAACCATGACCGGTTGGCTCGAAGCTTGGGGCGAACCCGTTGGCGGCATGGAAAGTCACGACATGGGCTCCATGGGTGGCGGTATGGACGGCATGATGAGCGAGGACCAGATGGCCGGACTCGAAGCCGCCGAAGGCGAGGAAGCGGCCCGGATGTTCCTTGAATTCATGACCGAACACCACAACGGCGCTGTCGACATGGCACAGGAAGAGATCGACGACGGCGAAAACCCCGAAGCCATCGCCCTCGCCGAGACCATCGTGGAAACCCAGCAGGCAGAAATCCAGGAAATGGAAGAACTGCTAGCCGAACTCTAA
- a CDS encoding F510_1955 family glycosylhydrolase, translated as MSRPYPHFTHPETVRTKALAAGAAGALLLTSCSPPAAPPTEAPTATSYPSGHIHGMSVDPATNQVLLATHDGLFNISTSPISKIGPTIDLMGFTTTANGDFYASGHPGQGTDLPDPVGLIRSTDGGQTWQPLSRQGESDFHALAATDSGIVGYDGQLRTSEDGTSWGAVNMSVPAFNLAATPRDSVVLATTEEGLQRSTDDGRTWSAVPGAPLLMLTALSEGKATGITPEGVVYTSGNAGVTWVERGAVPGEPAAIAAHTLDDTTLRIWVATGDSVQVSNDNGQTFTDARSNHLK; from the coding sequence ATGTCCCGCCCATATCCTCACTTCACACACCCCGAAACCGTCAGGACGAAGGCCCTCGCTGCCGGAGCAGCCGGCGCACTTCTTCTGACCTCCTGCTCACCACCTGCGGCGCCGCCCACCGAAGCTCCCACCGCAACCAGTTACCCGAGCGGTCATATCCACGGTATGAGCGTCGACCCCGCCACCAACCAAGTGCTTCTGGCTACCCACGACGGCCTGTTCAACATCTCAACCTCACCAATCAGTAAGATCGGACCAACCATCGACCTGATGGGCTTCACCACCACAGCTAACGGTGACTTCTACGCCTCCGGGCACCCCGGACAAGGCACGGATCTGCCGGACCCAGTAGGACTCATCCGATCCACCGACGGTGGTCAAACCTGGCAACCCCTGTCCCGCCAAGGCGAATCCGACTTCCACGCCCTAGCCGCCACCGACTCCGGAATCGTGGGATACGACGGGCAACTGCGCACTAGTGAAGACGGCACATCCTGGGGGGCGGTGAACATGTCAGTGCCGGCGTTCAACCTTGCCGCAACACCGCGGGACAGTGTGGTTCTGGCGACCACCGAGGAGGGCCTGCAGCGTTCGACCGACGACGGCCGCACCTGGTCGGCCGTGCCCGGTGCACCCCTCCTAATGCTCACAGCACTCAGCGAAGGCAAGGCCACCGGCATCACACCCGAAGGTGTGGTGTACACCAGCGGCAATGCCGGGGTGACCTGGGTCGAACGCGGGGCCGTTCCCGGGGAACCAGCAGCAATCGCGGCTCATACGCTCGATGACACAACCCTGCGAATATGGGTTGCTACCGGAGACAGCGTCCAGGTCTCCAACGACAACGGCCAAACCTTCACCGACGCCAGATCAAACCACCTGAAATAA